The Rhinopithecus roxellana isolate Shanxi Qingling chromosome 13, ASM756505v1, whole genome shotgun sequence genome contains a region encoding:
- the HDAC10 gene encoding polyamine deacetylase HDAC10 isoform X2, translating to MGTALVYHEDMTATRLLWDDPECEIERPERLTAALDRLRQRGLEQRCLRLSAREASKEELGLVHSPEYVSLVRKTQVLGEEELQALSRQFDAIYFHPSTFHCARLAAGAGLQLVDAVLTGTVQNGLALVRPPGHHSQRAAANGFCVFNNVAIAAAHAKQKHGLHRILIVDWDVHHGQGIQYLFEDDPSVLYFSWHRYEHGRFWPFLRESDADAVGRGQGLGFTVNLPWNQVGMGNADYMAAFLHLLLPLAFEFDPELVLVSAGFDSAIGDPEGQMQATPECFAHLTQLLQVLAGGRVCAMLEGGYHLESLAESVCMTVQTLLGDPAPPLSGPMVPCQSALESIQSARAAQAPYWKSLQLQDATPVPTSPSTHSPEGRPPPLLPGGPMCKAAAPAPAPAPAPSSFLDQPCLCPAPSVRTTVALTAPDTTLVLPPDVIQQEGSALREETEAWARPHKSLAREEALTALGKLLYLLDGMLDGQVNSGIAATPASAAAATLDVAIQRGLSHGAQRLLCVALGQLDRPPDLAHDGRTLWLNIGGKEAAALSMFHVSTPLPVMTGGFLSCILGLVLPLAYGFQPDLVLVALGPGHGLQGPHAALLSAMLRGLAGGRVLALLEEDSTPQLAGILARVLHGEAPPSLGPSSMASPEDVQALMYLRGQLEPQWKMLQCRPHLVA from the exons ATGGGGACCGCTCTTGTGTACCATGAAGACATGACGGCCACCCGGCTGCTTTGGGACGA CCCCGAGTGCGAGATTGAGCGCCCTGAGCGCCTGACCGCAGCCCTGGACCGCCTGCGGCAGCGCGGCCTGGAACAGAGGTGTCTGCGGTTGTCAGCCCGCGAGGCCTCGAAAGAGGAGCTGGGCCTGGTGCACAG CCCAGAGTATGTGTCTCTGGTCAGGAAGACCCAGGTCCTAGGCGAGGAGGAGCTGCAAGCGCTGTCCAGACAGTTCGACGCCATCTACTTCCACCCG AGTACCTTTCACTGTGCACGCCTGGCCGCAGGGGCTGGACTGCAGCTGGTGGATGCTGTGCTCACGGGAACTGTGCAAAACGGGCTTGCCCTGGTGAG GCCCCCCGGGCACCACAGCCAGAGGGCAGCTGCCAACGGGTTCTGCGTGTTCAACAATGTGGCCATAGCAGCTGCACATGCCAAGCAGAAGCACGGGCtacacag GATCCTCATCGTGGACTGGGATGTGCACCATGGCCAGGGGATCCAGTATCTCTTTGAGGATGACCCCAG CGTCCTTTACTTCTCCTGGCACCGCTATGAGCATGGGCGTTTCTGGCCTTTCCTTCGAGAGTCAGATGCAGACGCAGTGGGGCGGGGACAGGGCCTCGGCTTCACTGTCAACCTGCCCTGGAACCAG GTTGGGATGGGAAATGCTGACTACATGGCTGCCTTCCTGCACCTGCTGCTCCCACTGGCCTTTGAG TTTGACCCTGAGCTGGTGCTAGTCTCAGCAGGATTTGACTCAGCCATCGGGGACCCTGAG GGGCAAATGCAGGCCACGCCAGAGTGCTTCGCCCACCTCACACAGCTGCTGCAGGTGCTGGCCGGCGGCCGGGTCTGCGCCATGCTGGAG GGCGGCTACCACCTGGAATCACTGGCTGAGTCAGTGTGCATGACAGTACAGACGCTGCTGGGCGACCCGGCTCCACCCCTATCAGGGCCCATGGTGCCATGTCAGAG TGCCCTGGAGTCCATCCAGAGTGCCCGTGCTGCCCAGGCCCCGTACTGGAAGAGCCTGCAGCTGCAAG ATGCGACCCCTGTGCCAACGAGCCCCAGCACCCACTCCCCAGAGGGGAGGCCTccacctctgctgcctgggggTCCCATGTGTAAGGCAGctgcacctgcacctgcacctgcacctgcaccGAGCTCCTTCCTGGATCAGCCATGCCTCTGCCCTGCACCCTCTGTCCGCACCACTGTTGCCCTGACAGCGCCAGATACCACACTGGTCCTGCCCCCTGATGTCATCCAACAGGAAGGGTCAGCCCTGAGGGAGGAGACAGAAGCCTGGGCCAG GCCACACAAGTCCCTGGCCCGGGAGGAGGCCCTCACTGCACTTGGGAAGCTCCTGTACCTCTTAGATGGGATGCTGGATGGGCAG GTGAACAGTGGCATCGCAGccactccagcctctgctgcAGCAGCCACCCTGGATGTGGCTATTCAGAGAGGCCTGTCCCATGGAGCCCAGAG GCTGCTGTGTGTGGCCCTGGGACAGCTGGACCGGCCTCCAGACCTCGCCCATGACGG GAGAACTCTGTGGCTGAACATCGGGGGCAAGGAGGCAGCCGCCCTATCCATGTTCCATGTCTCCACGCCACTGCCAGTG ATGACTGGTGGCTTCCTGAGCTGTATCTTGGGCTTGGTGCTGCCCCTGGCCTATGGCTTCCAGCCTGACCTGGTGCTGGTGGCGCTAGGGCCTGGTCATGGCCTGCAAGGGCCCCACGCTGCACTCCTGTCTGCCATGCTTCGGGGGCTGGCAGGGGGCCGAGTCCTGGCCCTCCTGGAGGAG GACTCCACACCCCAGCTAGCAGGGATCCTGGCCCGGGTGCTGCATGGAGAGGCACCTCCTAGCCTAGGCCCTTCCTCTATGGCCTCCCCAGAGGACGTCCAGGCTCTGATGTATTTGAGAGGGCAGCTGGAGCCTCAGTGGAAGATGCTGCAG TGCCGTCCTCACCTGGTGGCTTGA
- the HDAC10 gene encoding polyamine deacetylase HDAC10 isoform X8: MGTALVYHEDMTATRLLWDDPECEIERPERLTAALDRLRQRGLEQRCLRLSAREASKEELGLVHSPEYVSLVRKTQVLGEEELQALSRQFDAIYFHPSTFHCARLAAGAGLQLVDAVLTGTVQNGLALVRPPGHHSQRAAANGFCVFNNVAIAAAHAKQKHGLHRILIVDWDVHHGQGIQYLFEDDPSVLYFSWHRYEHGRFWPFLRESDADAVGRGQGLGFTVNLPWNQVGMGNADYMAAFLHLLLPLAFEFDPELVLVSAGFDSAIGDPEGQMQATPECFAHLTQLLQVLAGGRVCAMLEGGYHLESLAESVCMTVQTLLGDPAPPLSGPMVPCQSALESIQSARAAQAPYWKSLQLQDATPVPTSPSTHSPEGRPPPLLPGGPMCKAAAPAPAPAPAPSSFLDQPCLCPAPSVRTTVALTAPDTTLVLPPDVIQQEGSALREETEAWARPHKSLAREEALTALGKLLYLLDGMLDGQVNSGIAATPASAAAATLDVAIQRGLSHGAQRLLCVALGQLDRPPDLAHDGRTLWLNIGGKEAAALSMFHVSTPLPVVSDHATRQGRCWGAHGCVPLLLAGMS; this comes from the exons ATGGGGACCGCTCTTGTGTACCATGAAGACATGACGGCCACCCGGCTGCTTTGGGACGA CCCCGAGTGCGAGATTGAGCGCCCTGAGCGCCTGACCGCAGCCCTGGACCGCCTGCGGCAGCGCGGCCTGGAACAGAGGTGTCTGCGGTTGTCAGCCCGCGAGGCCTCGAAAGAGGAGCTGGGCCTGGTGCACAG CCCAGAGTATGTGTCTCTGGTCAGGAAGACCCAGGTCCTAGGCGAGGAGGAGCTGCAAGCGCTGTCCAGACAGTTCGACGCCATCTACTTCCACCCG AGTACCTTTCACTGTGCACGCCTGGCCGCAGGGGCTGGACTGCAGCTGGTGGATGCTGTGCTCACGGGAACTGTGCAAAACGGGCTTGCCCTGGTGAG GCCCCCCGGGCACCACAGCCAGAGGGCAGCTGCCAACGGGTTCTGCGTGTTCAACAATGTGGCCATAGCAGCTGCACATGCCAAGCAGAAGCACGGGCtacacag GATCCTCATCGTGGACTGGGATGTGCACCATGGCCAGGGGATCCAGTATCTCTTTGAGGATGACCCCAG CGTCCTTTACTTCTCCTGGCACCGCTATGAGCATGGGCGTTTCTGGCCTTTCCTTCGAGAGTCAGATGCAGACGCAGTGGGGCGGGGACAGGGCCTCGGCTTCACTGTCAACCTGCCCTGGAACCAG GTTGGGATGGGAAATGCTGACTACATGGCTGCCTTCCTGCACCTGCTGCTCCCACTGGCCTTTGAG TTTGACCCTGAGCTGGTGCTAGTCTCAGCAGGATTTGACTCAGCCATCGGGGACCCTGAG GGGCAAATGCAGGCCACGCCAGAGTGCTTCGCCCACCTCACACAGCTGCTGCAGGTGCTGGCCGGCGGCCGGGTCTGCGCCATGCTGGAG GGCGGCTACCACCTGGAATCACTGGCTGAGTCAGTGTGCATGACAGTACAGACGCTGCTGGGCGACCCGGCTCCACCCCTATCAGGGCCCATGGTGCCATGTCAGAG TGCCCTGGAGTCCATCCAGAGTGCCCGTGCTGCCCAGGCCCCGTACTGGAAGAGCCTGCAGCTGCAAG ATGCGACCCCTGTGCCAACGAGCCCCAGCACCCACTCCCCAGAGGGGAGGCCTccacctctgctgcctgggggTCCCATGTGTAAGGCAGctgcacctgcacctgcacctgcacctgcaccGAGCTCCTTCCTGGATCAGCCATGCCTCTGCCCTGCACCCTCTGTCCGCACCACTGTTGCCCTGACAGCGCCAGATACCACACTGGTCCTGCCCCCTGATGTCATCCAACAGGAAGGGTCAGCCCTGAGGGAGGAGACAGAAGCCTGGGCCAG GCCACACAAGTCCCTGGCCCGGGAGGAGGCCCTCACTGCACTTGGGAAGCTCCTGTACCTCTTAGATGGGATGCTGGATGGGCAG GTGAACAGTGGCATCGCAGccactccagcctctgctgcAGCAGCCACCCTGGATGTGGCTATTCAGAGAGGCCTGTCCCATGGAGCCCAGAG GCTGCTGTGTGTGGCCCTGGGACAGCTGGACCGGCCTCCAGACCTCGCCCATGACGG GAGAACTCTGTGGCTGAACATCGGGGGCAAGGAGGCAGCCGCCCTATCCATGTTCCATGTCTCCACGCCACTGCCAGTGGTGAGTGACCACGCCACGCGCCAAGGCAGGTGCTGGGGAGCCCATGGATGTGTGCCACTGCTGCTTGCTGGCATGTCATGA
- the HDAC10 gene encoding polyamine deacetylase HDAC10 isoform X6, protein MGTALVYHEDMTATRLLWDDPECEIERPERLTAALDRLRQRGLEQRCLRLSAREASKEELGLVHSPEYVSLVRKTQVLGEEELQALSRQFDAIYFHPSTFHCARLAAGAGLQLVDAVLTGTVQNGLALVRPPGHHSQRAAANGFCVFNNVAIAAAHAKQKHGLHRILIVDWDVHHGQGIQYLFEDDPSVLYFSWHRYEHGRFWPFLRESDADAVGRGQGLGFTVNLPWNQVGMGNADYMAAFLHLLLPLAFEFDPELVLVSAGFDSAIGDPEGQMQATPECFAHLTQLLQVLAGGRVCAMLEGGYHLESLAESVCMTVQTLLGDPAPPLSGPMVPCQSALESIQSARAAQAPYWKSLQLQDATPVPTSPSTHSPEGRPPPLLPGGPMCKAAAPAPAPAPAPSSFLDQPCLCPAPSVRTTVALTAPDTTLVLPPDVIQQEGSALREETEAWARPHKSLAREEALTALGKLLYLLDGMLDGQVNSGIAATPASAAAATLDVAIQRGLSHGAQRLLCVALGQLDRPPDLAHDGRTLWLNIGGKEAAALSMFHVSTPLPVMTGGFLSCILGLVLPLAYGFQPDLVLVALGPGHGLQGPHAALLSAMLRGLAGGRVLALLEERTSRL, encoded by the exons ATGGGGACCGCTCTTGTGTACCATGAAGACATGACGGCCACCCGGCTGCTTTGGGACGA CCCCGAGTGCGAGATTGAGCGCCCTGAGCGCCTGACCGCAGCCCTGGACCGCCTGCGGCAGCGCGGCCTGGAACAGAGGTGTCTGCGGTTGTCAGCCCGCGAGGCCTCGAAAGAGGAGCTGGGCCTGGTGCACAG CCCAGAGTATGTGTCTCTGGTCAGGAAGACCCAGGTCCTAGGCGAGGAGGAGCTGCAAGCGCTGTCCAGACAGTTCGACGCCATCTACTTCCACCCG AGTACCTTTCACTGTGCACGCCTGGCCGCAGGGGCTGGACTGCAGCTGGTGGATGCTGTGCTCACGGGAACTGTGCAAAACGGGCTTGCCCTGGTGAG GCCCCCCGGGCACCACAGCCAGAGGGCAGCTGCCAACGGGTTCTGCGTGTTCAACAATGTGGCCATAGCAGCTGCACATGCCAAGCAGAAGCACGGGCtacacag GATCCTCATCGTGGACTGGGATGTGCACCATGGCCAGGGGATCCAGTATCTCTTTGAGGATGACCCCAG CGTCCTTTACTTCTCCTGGCACCGCTATGAGCATGGGCGTTTCTGGCCTTTCCTTCGAGAGTCAGATGCAGACGCAGTGGGGCGGGGACAGGGCCTCGGCTTCACTGTCAACCTGCCCTGGAACCAG GTTGGGATGGGAAATGCTGACTACATGGCTGCCTTCCTGCACCTGCTGCTCCCACTGGCCTTTGAG TTTGACCCTGAGCTGGTGCTAGTCTCAGCAGGATTTGACTCAGCCATCGGGGACCCTGAG GGGCAAATGCAGGCCACGCCAGAGTGCTTCGCCCACCTCACACAGCTGCTGCAGGTGCTGGCCGGCGGCCGGGTCTGCGCCATGCTGGAG GGCGGCTACCACCTGGAATCACTGGCTGAGTCAGTGTGCATGACAGTACAGACGCTGCTGGGCGACCCGGCTCCACCCCTATCAGGGCCCATGGTGCCATGTCAGAG TGCCCTGGAGTCCATCCAGAGTGCCCGTGCTGCCCAGGCCCCGTACTGGAAGAGCCTGCAGCTGCAAG ATGCGACCCCTGTGCCAACGAGCCCCAGCACCCACTCCCCAGAGGGGAGGCCTccacctctgctgcctgggggTCCCATGTGTAAGGCAGctgcacctgcacctgcacctgcacctgcaccGAGCTCCTTCCTGGATCAGCCATGCCTCTGCCCTGCACCCTCTGTCCGCACCACTGTTGCCCTGACAGCGCCAGATACCACACTGGTCCTGCCCCCTGATGTCATCCAACAGGAAGGGTCAGCCCTGAGGGAGGAGACAGAAGCCTGGGCCAG GCCACACAAGTCCCTGGCCCGGGAGGAGGCCCTCACTGCACTTGGGAAGCTCCTGTACCTCTTAGATGGGATGCTGGATGGGCAG GTGAACAGTGGCATCGCAGccactccagcctctgctgcAGCAGCCACCCTGGATGTGGCTATTCAGAGAGGCCTGTCCCATGGAGCCCAGAG GCTGCTGTGTGTGGCCCTGGGACAGCTGGACCGGCCTCCAGACCTCGCCCATGACGG GAGAACTCTGTGGCTGAACATCGGGGGCAAGGAGGCAGCCGCCCTATCCATGTTCCATGTCTCCACGCCACTGCCAGTG ATGACTGGTGGCTTCCTGAGCTGTATCTTGGGCTTGGTGCTGCCCCTGGCCTATGGCTTCCAGCCTGACCTGGTGCTGGTGGCGCTAGGGCCTGGTCATGGCCTGCAAGGGCCCCACGCTGCACTCCTGTCTGCCATGCTTCGGGGGCTGGCAGGGGGCCGAGTCCTGGCCCTCCTGGAGGAG AGGACGTCCAGGCTCTGA
- the HDAC10 gene encoding polyamine deacetylase HDAC10 isoform X5: MGTALVYHEDMTATRLLWDDPECEIERPERLTAALDRLRQRGLEQRCLRLSAREASKEELGLVHSPEYVSLVRKTQVLGEEELQALSRQFDAIYFHPSTFHCARLAAGAGLQLVDAVLTGTVQNGLALVRPPGHHSQRAAANGFCVFNNVAIAAAHAKQKHGLHRILIVDWDVHHGQGIQYLFEDDPSVLYFSWHRYEHGRFWPFLRESDADAVGRGQGLGFTVNLPWNQVGMGNADYMAAFLHLLLPLAFESQQDLTQPSGTLRGKCRPRQSASPTSHSCCRCWPAAGSAPCWSALESIQSARAAQAPYWKSLQLQDATPVPTSPSTHSPEGRPPPLLPGGPMCKAAAPAPAPAPAPSSFLDQPCLCPAPSVRTTVALTAPDTTLVLPPDVIQQEGSALREETEAWARPHKSLAREEALTALGKLLYLLDGMLDGQVNSGIAATPASAAAATLDVAIQRGLSHGAQRLLCVALGQLDRPPDLAHDGRTLWLNIGGKEAAALSMFHVSTPLPVMTGGFLSCILGLVLPLAYGFQPDLVLVALGPGHGLQGPHAALLSAMLRGLAGGRVLALLEEDSTPQLAGILARVLHGEAPPSLGPSSMASPEDVQALMYLRGQLEPQWKMLQVGAFTPQK; encoded by the exons ATGGGGACCGCTCTTGTGTACCATGAAGACATGACGGCCACCCGGCTGCTTTGGGACGA CCCCGAGTGCGAGATTGAGCGCCCTGAGCGCCTGACCGCAGCCCTGGACCGCCTGCGGCAGCGCGGCCTGGAACAGAGGTGTCTGCGGTTGTCAGCCCGCGAGGCCTCGAAAGAGGAGCTGGGCCTGGTGCACAG CCCAGAGTATGTGTCTCTGGTCAGGAAGACCCAGGTCCTAGGCGAGGAGGAGCTGCAAGCGCTGTCCAGACAGTTCGACGCCATCTACTTCCACCCG AGTACCTTTCACTGTGCACGCCTGGCCGCAGGGGCTGGACTGCAGCTGGTGGATGCTGTGCTCACGGGAACTGTGCAAAACGGGCTTGCCCTGGTGAG GCCCCCCGGGCACCACAGCCAGAGGGCAGCTGCCAACGGGTTCTGCGTGTTCAACAATGTGGCCATAGCAGCTGCACATGCCAAGCAGAAGCACGGGCtacacag GATCCTCATCGTGGACTGGGATGTGCACCATGGCCAGGGGATCCAGTATCTCTTTGAGGATGACCCCAG CGTCCTTTACTTCTCCTGGCACCGCTATGAGCATGGGCGTTTCTGGCCTTTCCTTCGAGAGTCAGATGCAGACGCAGTGGGGCGGGGACAGGGCCTCGGCTTCACTGTCAACCTGCCCTGGAACCAG GTTGGGATGGGAAATGCTGACTACATGGCTGCCTTCCTGCACCTGCTGCTCCCACTGGCCTTTGAG TCTCAGCAGGATTTGACTCAGCCATCGGGGACCCTGAG GGGCAAATGCAGGCCACGCCAGAGTGCTTCGCCCACCTCACACAGCTGCTGCAGGTGCTGGCCGGCGGCCGGGTCTGCGCCATGCTGGAG TGCCCTGGAGTCCATCCAGAGTGCCCGTGCTGCCCAGGCCCCGTACTGGAAGAGCCTGCAGCTGCAAG ATGCGACCCCTGTGCCAACGAGCCCCAGCACCCACTCCCCAGAGGGGAGGCCTccacctctgctgcctgggggTCCCATGTGTAAGGCAGctgcacctgcacctgcacctgcacctgcaccGAGCTCCTTCCTGGATCAGCCATGCCTCTGCCCTGCACCCTCTGTCCGCACCACTGTTGCCCTGACAGCGCCAGATACCACACTGGTCCTGCCCCCTGATGTCATCCAACAGGAAGGGTCAGCCCTGAGGGAGGAGACAGAAGCCTGGGCCAG GCCACACAAGTCCCTGGCCCGGGAGGAGGCCCTCACTGCACTTGGGAAGCTCCTGTACCTCTTAGATGGGATGCTGGATGGGCAG GTGAACAGTGGCATCGCAGccactccagcctctgctgcAGCAGCCACCCTGGATGTGGCTATTCAGAGAGGCCTGTCCCATGGAGCCCAGAG GCTGCTGTGTGTGGCCCTGGGACAGCTGGACCGGCCTCCAGACCTCGCCCATGACGG GAGAACTCTGTGGCTGAACATCGGGGGCAAGGAGGCAGCCGCCCTATCCATGTTCCATGTCTCCACGCCACTGCCAGTG ATGACTGGTGGCTTCCTGAGCTGTATCTTGGGCTTGGTGCTGCCCCTGGCCTATGGCTTCCAGCCTGACCTGGTGCTGGTGGCGCTAGGGCCTGGTCATGGCCTGCAAGGGCCCCACGCTGCACTCCTGTCTGCCATGCTTCGGGGGCTGGCAGGGGGCCGAGTCCTGGCCCTCCTGGAGGAG GACTCCACACCCCAGCTAGCAGGGATCCTGGCCCGGGTGCTGCATGGAGAGGCACCTCCTAGCCTAGGCCCTTCCTCTATGGCCTCCCCAGAGGACGTCCAGGCTCTGATGTATTTGAGAGGGCAGCTGGAGCCTCAGTGGAAGATGCTGCAG gtgggagcatttACGCCGCAGAAATGA
- the HDAC10 gene encoding polyamine deacetylase HDAC10 isoform X1: MGTALVYHEDMTATRLLWDDPECEIERPERLTAALDRLRQRGLEQRCLRLSAREASKEELGLVHSPEYVSLVRKTQVLGEEELQALSRQFDAIYFHPSTFHCARLAAGAGLQLVDAVLTGTVQNGLALVRPPGHHSQRAAANGFCVFNNVAIAAAHAKQKHGLHRILIVDWDVHHGQGIQYLFEDDPSVLYFSWHRYEHGRFWPFLRESDADAVGRGQGLGFTVNLPWNQVGMGNADYMAAFLHLLLPLAFEFDPELVLVSAGFDSAIGDPEGQMQATPECFAHLTQLLQVLAGGRVCAMLEGGYHLESLAESVCMTVQTLLGDPAPPLSGPMVPCQSALESIQSARAAQAPYWKSLQLQDATPVPTSPSTHSPEGRPPPLLPGGPMCKAAAPAPAPAPAPSSFLDQPCLCPAPSVRTTVALTAPDTTLVLPPDVIQQEGSALREETEAWARPHKSLAREEALTALGKLLYLLDGMLDGQVNSGIAATPASAAAATLDVAIQRGLSHGAQRLLCVALGQLDRPPDLAHDGRTLWLNIGGKEAAALSMFHVSTPLPVMTGGFLSCILGLVLPLAYGFQPDLVLVALGPGHGLQGPHAALLSAMLRGLAGGRVLALLEEDSTPQLAGILARVLHGEAPPSLGPSSMASPEDVQALMYLRGQLEPQWKMLQVGAFTPQK, encoded by the exons ATGGGGACCGCTCTTGTGTACCATGAAGACATGACGGCCACCCGGCTGCTTTGGGACGA CCCCGAGTGCGAGATTGAGCGCCCTGAGCGCCTGACCGCAGCCCTGGACCGCCTGCGGCAGCGCGGCCTGGAACAGAGGTGTCTGCGGTTGTCAGCCCGCGAGGCCTCGAAAGAGGAGCTGGGCCTGGTGCACAG CCCAGAGTATGTGTCTCTGGTCAGGAAGACCCAGGTCCTAGGCGAGGAGGAGCTGCAAGCGCTGTCCAGACAGTTCGACGCCATCTACTTCCACCCG AGTACCTTTCACTGTGCACGCCTGGCCGCAGGGGCTGGACTGCAGCTGGTGGATGCTGTGCTCACGGGAACTGTGCAAAACGGGCTTGCCCTGGTGAG GCCCCCCGGGCACCACAGCCAGAGGGCAGCTGCCAACGGGTTCTGCGTGTTCAACAATGTGGCCATAGCAGCTGCACATGCCAAGCAGAAGCACGGGCtacacag GATCCTCATCGTGGACTGGGATGTGCACCATGGCCAGGGGATCCAGTATCTCTTTGAGGATGACCCCAG CGTCCTTTACTTCTCCTGGCACCGCTATGAGCATGGGCGTTTCTGGCCTTTCCTTCGAGAGTCAGATGCAGACGCAGTGGGGCGGGGACAGGGCCTCGGCTTCACTGTCAACCTGCCCTGGAACCAG GTTGGGATGGGAAATGCTGACTACATGGCTGCCTTCCTGCACCTGCTGCTCCCACTGGCCTTTGAG TTTGACCCTGAGCTGGTGCTAGTCTCAGCAGGATTTGACTCAGCCATCGGGGACCCTGAG GGGCAAATGCAGGCCACGCCAGAGTGCTTCGCCCACCTCACACAGCTGCTGCAGGTGCTGGCCGGCGGCCGGGTCTGCGCCATGCTGGAG GGCGGCTACCACCTGGAATCACTGGCTGAGTCAGTGTGCATGACAGTACAGACGCTGCTGGGCGACCCGGCTCCACCCCTATCAGGGCCCATGGTGCCATGTCAGAG TGCCCTGGAGTCCATCCAGAGTGCCCGTGCTGCCCAGGCCCCGTACTGGAAGAGCCTGCAGCTGCAAG ATGCGACCCCTGTGCCAACGAGCCCCAGCACCCACTCCCCAGAGGGGAGGCCTccacctctgctgcctgggggTCCCATGTGTAAGGCAGctgcacctgcacctgcacctgcacctgcaccGAGCTCCTTCCTGGATCAGCCATGCCTCTGCCCTGCACCCTCTGTCCGCACCACTGTTGCCCTGACAGCGCCAGATACCACACTGGTCCTGCCCCCTGATGTCATCCAACAGGAAGGGTCAGCCCTGAGGGAGGAGACAGAAGCCTGGGCCAG GCCACACAAGTCCCTGGCCCGGGAGGAGGCCCTCACTGCACTTGGGAAGCTCCTGTACCTCTTAGATGGGATGCTGGATGGGCAG GTGAACAGTGGCATCGCAGccactccagcctctgctgcAGCAGCCACCCTGGATGTGGCTATTCAGAGAGGCCTGTCCCATGGAGCCCAGAG GCTGCTGTGTGTGGCCCTGGGACAGCTGGACCGGCCTCCAGACCTCGCCCATGACGG GAGAACTCTGTGGCTGAACATCGGGGGCAAGGAGGCAGCCGCCCTATCCATGTTCCATGTCTCCACGCCACTGCCAGTG ATGACTGGTGGCTTCCTGAGCTGTATCTTGGGCTTGGTGCTGCCCCTGGCCTATGGCTTCCAGCCTGACCTGGTGCTGGTGGCGCTAGGGCCTGGTCATGGCCTGCAAGGGCCCCACGCTGCACTCCTGTCTGCCATGCTTCGGGGGCTGGCAGGGGGCCGAGTCCTGGCCCTCCTGGAGGAG GACTCCACACCCCAGCTAGCAGGGATCCTGGCCCGGGTGCTGCATGGAGAGGCACCTCCTAGCCTAGGCCCTTCCTCTATGGCCTCCCCAGAGGACGTCCAGGCTCTGATGTATTTGAGAGGGCAGCTGGAGCCTCAGTGGAAGATGCTGCAG gtgggagcatttACGCCGCAGAAATGA